The following proteins are co-located in the Microbacterium sp. SORGH_AS_0888 genome:
- a CDS encoding DNA polymerase III subunit gamma and tau encodes MTAALYRRYRPEAFGEMIGQSQVTDPLMTALRADRIGHAYLFSGPRGCGKTTSARILARCLNCAAGPTDTPCGVCDSCVELGRGGGGSLDVVEIDAASHNGVDDARDLRERAIFAPARDRFKIFILDEAHMVTPQGFNALLKLVEEPPEHVKFIFATTEPEKVIGTIRSRTHHYPFRLVPPAAMLEYVQQLCEQEGVQVEAGVLPLVVRAGGGSPRDTLSLLDQLIAGSEGPLVAYERAVALLGYTHGELLDAIVDALGDRDAAAAFAAIDRVVQTGQDPRRFIEDLLERLRDLIVVAATGDGASAVLRGIPVDELGRMSRQAGVFGADRLSRTADIVVAALDEMTGATSPRLQLELMVARVLAHTAEAPAVAPAPPAASSTPRADGPAAPAAPAATSSVAAPSPPVAAPSPAAPAAAPPAAAPPVEVPAGPVTLQRLRDSWTEVMARLEQLSRTSWLIAVNARATALEGDVLTLAFPTAADVAAFKRRAAGQGPSEDLRQAIQSVLGIRVKYIARHDADDAPGGGGSAVPPSSGPAPSAPAAPVAPPSGSGAPAAPAAPRPSAPAPSAPVASAPVTEWAVAAIPTTSSDEPGPAAALAQLAVDDEPEEAASATARVATLSPPREGEVLPPAEVVPASDDDDESEQLDVVDPPQAPPVVPQPVRSAPGAPQRYGEAVVRQMLGARFVREEPYEPKATFH; translated from the coding sequence GTGACCGCAGCCCTCTACCGCCGCTACCGCCCCGAGGCGTTCGGCGAGATGATCGGCCAGTCGCAGGTGACCGATCCCCTCATGACGGCGCTGCGCGCCGACCGCATCGGGCACGCCTACCTGTTCTCGGGCCCTCGCGGCTGCGGCAAGACCACCTCGGCGCGCATCCTCGCCCGCTGCCTCAACTGCGCGGCGGGCCCGACCGACACCCCCTGCGGCGTGTGCGACAGCTGTGTCGAGCTGGGGCGCGGCGGCGGCGGGTCGCTCGACGTCGTCGAGATCGACGCGGCGAGCCACAACGGCGTCGACGATGCGCGAGACCTCCGTGAGCGGGCGATCTTCGCGCCGGCGCGCGATCGGTTCAAGATCTTCATCCTCGACGAGGCGCACATGGTCACCCCGCAGGGGTTCAATGCGCTGCTGAAGCTCGTCGAGGAGCCCCCCGAGCACGTCAAGTTCATCTTCGCCACGACCGAGCCCGAGAAGGTCATCGGCACCATCCGCTCGCGCACGCACCACTACCCGTTCCGGCTCGTGCCGCCGGCCGCGATGCTCGAGTACGTGCAGCAGCTGTGCGAGCAGGAGGGCGTGCAGGTCGAGGCGGGCGTGCTGCCGCTCGTCGTCCGCGCCGGCGGCGGGTCCCCGCGCGACACCCTCTCGCTGCTCGACCAGCTCATCGCGGGCTCCGAGGGGCCGTTGGTCGCCTACGAGCGGGCGGTCGCGCTCCTCGGCTACACGCACGGCGAGCTGCTCGACGCGATCGTCGACGCCCTGGGCGACCGGGATGCGGCGGCCGCCTTCGCGGCCATCGACCGGGTCGTGCAGACGGGCCAGGATCCGCGTCGCTTCATCGAAGACCTGCTGGAACGGCTCCGCGATCTGATCGTGGTCGCCGCGACGGGTGACGGAGCGTCCGCCGTGCTGCGCGGCATCCCCGTCGACGAGCTTGGCCGGATGTCGCGGCAGGCGGGCGTGTTCGGCGCCGACCGACTCTCGCGCACGGCCGACATCGTCGTCGCGGCCCTCGACGAGATGACCGGTGCCACCTCGCCGCGGCTGCAGCTCGAGCTCATGGTCGCGCGCGTGCTCGCCCACACCGCAGAGGCTCCCGCGGTCGCGCCGGCGCCGCCCGCCGCGTCGAGCACGCCGCGAGCCGACGGCCCCGCCGCGCCGGCAGCCCCCGCCGCCACATCCTCGGTCGCCGCGCCCTCGCCCCCCGTCGCCGCGCCCTCGCCCGCCGCCCCGGCCGCGGCTCCGCCGGCCGCGGCGCCGCCCGTCGAGGTGCCGGCGGGGCCCGTGACCCTTCAGCGGCTGCGAGACTCCTGGACCGAGGTGATGGCCCGGCTCGAGCAGCTCAGCCGCACGTCCTGGCTCATCGCGGTCAACGCGCGCGCCACCGCACTCGAGGGCGACGTCCTGACCCTCGCCTTCCCGACGGCAGCCGACGTCGCGGCCTTCAAGCGCCGTGCCGCGGGCCAGGGCCCGAGCGAAGACCTCCGGCAGGCGATCCAGTCGGTGCTCGGCATCCGCGTCAAGTACATCGCCCGGCACGACGCCGACGACGCGCCCGGCGGAGGCGGCAGCGCCGTCCCGCCGTCGTCGGGGCCCGCGCCGAGCGCTCCTGCGGCTCCGGTTGCGCCCCCATCCGGCTCCGGCGCGCCCGCCGCGCCCGCCGCACCGCGCCCGTCCGCTCCTGCGCCGTCGGCTCCGGTCGCCTCGGCGCCCGTCACGGAGTGGGCCGTCGCCGCCATCCCGACGACCTCGTCGGACGAGCCCGGACCCGCCGCCGCCCTCGCACAGCTCGCCGTCGACGACGAGCCCGAGGAGGCGGCATCCGCGACCGCGCGCGTCGCGACGCTCTCGCCGCCGCGGGAGGGCGAGGTGCTGCCGCCGGCCGAGGTCGTTCCCGCCTCCGATGACGACGACGAGAGCGAGCAGCTCGACGTCGTCGATCCGCCGCAGGCGCCCCCGGTCGTGCCGCAGCCCGTCCGCAGCGCCCCCGGCGCGCCGCAGCGCTACGGCGAGGCGGTCGTGCGGCAGATGCTCGGCGCGCGCTTCGTCCGTGAGGAGCCCTACGAGCCGAAGGCGACCTTCCACTGA
- the recR gene encoding recombination mediator RecR, producing the protein MYDGIVQELIDEFGRLPGIGPKSAQRITFHILQTPNFDVSRLAHLLGDVRDKVRFCEVCGNVSEQDRCAICRDPRRDPTLICVVEDAKDVAAIERTREFRGLYHVLGGAISPIAGIGPDDLRIAQLMQRLADGTVVEVILATNPNLEGEATSTYLSRLLTTLSIKVTRLASGLPVGGDLEYADEVTLGRAFEGRRTV; encoded by the coding sequence ATGTACGACGGCATCGTCCAAGAGCTCATCGACGAATTCGGCCGGCTCCCGGGCATCGGACCCAAGTCGGCGCAGCGCATCACGTTCCACATCCTGCAGACGCCGAACTTCGACGTGTCGCGGCTCGCGCACCTCCTCGGAGACGTGCGCGACAAGGTGCGTTTCTGCGAGGTGTGCGGCAACGTCTCCGAGCAGGACCGCTGCGCCATCTGCCGCGATCCCCGTCGCGACCCGACCCTCATCTGCGTCGTCGAGGACGCCAAGGACGTCGCCGCGATCGAGCGCACGCGAGAGTTCCGCGGGCTGTACCACGTGCTGGGCGGCGCGATCAGCCCGATCGCCGGCATCGGACCCGACGATCTGCGCATCGCCCAGCTCATGCAGCGGCTCGCCGACGGCACGGTCGTCGAGGTCATCCTCGCGACCAACCCGAACCTCGAGGGCGAGGCCACGTCCACCTACCTCAGCCGGCTGCTCACGACCCTGTCGATCAAGGTCACCCGCCTCGCCTCCGGGCTCCCGGTGGGCGGCGATCTGGAGTACGCCGACGAGGTCACGCTGGGACGCGCCTTCGAGGGACGTCGCACGGTCTGA
- a CDS encoding aspartate kinase, with protein MALIVQKYGGSSVADAESIKRVAKRIVDTRRAGHDVVVAVSAMGDTTDELLELANEVAPIPAPRELDMLLSSGERISMALLAMAIHSMGFEARSFTGSQAGMITDATHGAARIVDVTPIRLREALDEGAIVIVAGFQGFNRDTRDITTLGRGGSDTTAVALAAALKADVCEIYSDVDGVFTADPRVVPRARKLAHVSSEEMLELAANGAKVLYIRAVEYARRHGVLIHARSTFSSGEGTWVGPGAHPELASEGDHMEEPIVAGVATDLSQAKITVIGVPDVPGKAAEIFTIVARSGANVDMIVQNVSAAATARTDISFTLPKTDSTPALKALAAVQAEIGFESLVHDDQIGKLSVVGAGMRSHSGVSATLFEALSTAGINIEMISTSEIRISVVVRAADIAEAARVVHTAYGLDGDTDATVYAGTGR; from the coding sequence GTGGCGTTGATCGTGCAGAAGTACGGCGGTTCGTCGGTCGCCGACGCGGAGAGCATCAAACGGGTCGCGAAGCGCATCGTCGACACCCGCCGCGCGGGTCACGACGTCGTCGTCGCCGTCTCCGCGATGGGCGACACGACCGACGAGCTGCTGGAGCTCGCGAACGAGGTCGCGCCGATCCCGGCCCCGCGTGAGCTCGACATGCTGCTCAGCTCGGGGGAGCGCATCTCGATGGCGCTGCTCGCGATGGCGATCCACTCGATGGGCTTCGAGGCGCGGTCGTTCACCGGCAGCCAGGCCGGCATGATCACGGATGCGACCCACGGCGCCGCGCGGATCGTCGATGTCACCCCCATCCGGCTGCGCGAGGCGCTCGACGAGGGCGCGATCGTCATCGTCGCCGGCTTCCAGGGGTTCAACCGCGACACCCGTGACATCACGACGCTCGGACGAGGCGGCTCCGACACGACCGCGGTGGCCCTCGCCGCCGCGCTGAAGGCCGACGTCTGCGAGATCTACAGCGATGTGGACGGCGTGTTCACCGCCGATCCCCGCGTCGTCCCGCGCGCGCGGAAGCTCGCGCACGTCTCCAGCGAGGAGATGCTCGAGCTCGCCGCCAACGGCGCCAAGGTCCTCTACATCCGCGCCGTCGAGTACGCGCGTCGCCACGGCGTGCTCATCCACGCCCGCTCCACGTTCAGCTCCGGTGAGGGCACGTGGGTCGGGCCCGGCGCGCATCCCGAACTCGCATCCGAGGGAGACCACATGGAAGAGCCGATCGTCGCCGGGGTCGCCACCGACCTCAGCCAGGCCAAGATCACCGTCATCGGTGTGCCGGACGTGCCCGGGAAGGCCGCCGAGATCTTCACGATCGTCGCGCGCTCGGGCGCGAACGTCGACATGATCGTGCAGAACGTGTCGGCCGCGGCCACGGCCCGCACCGACATCTCCTTCACGCTGCCCAAGACGGACTCCACGCCCGCGCTGAAGGCCCTCGCCGCCGTGCAGGCCGAGATCGGGTTCGAGAGCCTCGTGCACGACGACCAGATCGGCAAGCTGTCGGTCGTGGGCGCCGGCATGCGCTCGCACTCCGGGGTGTCCGCGACACTGTTCGAGGCGCTGTCGACCGCCGGCATCAACATCGAGATGATCTCGACGAGCGAGATCCGGATCTCGGTCGTGGTGCGCGCCGCCGACATCGCCGAGGCCGCGCGCGTCGTGCACACCGCCTACGGCCTCGACGGCGACACCGACGCGACGGTCTACGCCGGCACCGGCCGCTGA
- a CDS encoding aspartate-semialdehyde dehydrogenase: MTRIADSGLSVAVVGATGQVGTVMQEILAERSFPIRELRLFSTARSAGRAVEFGGATVIVEDVATADPSGIDIALFSAGATGSRAHAPRFAEAGAVVIDNSSAWRNDPEVPLVVSEVNPHAIDDRPKGIIANPNCTTMAAMPVLKALDAEAGLERLIVSTYQAVSGSGLAGAQELLGQVEGVLAQGDTLRLVHDGSAVDFPEPEKYVAPIAFDVIPFAGNLVDDGDNETDEEKKLRNESRKILELPELRVAGTCVRVPVFTGHSLSINAEFAREITPERAREVLAEADGVVLEEVPTPLYAAGKDPSFVGRIRRDQSAPEGKGLVLFISNDNLRKGAALNAVQIAELVAARLGVTA, encoded by the coding sequence ATGACCCGCATCGCAGACTCCGGTCTCTCCGTCGCCGTCGTCGGCGCCACCGGCCAGGTGGGCACGGTCATGCAGGAGATCCTCGCCGAGCGCTCCTTCCCGATCCGCGAGCTCCGGCTGTTCTCGACCGCCCGCTCGGCCGGCCGCGCCGTCGAGTTCGGCGGCGCCACCGTCATCGTCGAGGACGTCGCGACCGCCGACCCGTCCGGCATCGACATCGCTCTGTTCTCGGCCGGGGCCACCGGCAGCCGCGCGCACGCTCCGCGCTTCGCCGAGGCCGGTGCCGTCGTGATCGACAACTCCAGCGCCTGGCGCAACGACCCCGAGGTGCCCCTCGTCGTCAGCGAGGTCAACCCGCACGCGATCGATGACCGACCCAAGGGCATCATCGCGAACCCCAACTGCACGACGATGGCCGCCATGCCCGTCCTCAAGGCGCTCGACGCCGAGGCCGGCCTCGAGCGCCTGATCGTCAGCACCTACCAGGCGGTCTCGGGCTCCGGCCTCGCCGGCGCCCAGGAGCTCCTCGGCCAGGTCGAGGGCGTGCTCGCGCAGGGCGACACCCTTCGCCTCGTGCACGACGGCTCCGCGGTCGACTTCCCGGAGCCGGAGAAGTACGTCGCCCCCATCGCCTTCGACGTCATCCCGTTCGCCGGCAACCTCGTCGACGACGGCGACAACGAGACCGACGAGGAGAAGAAGCTCCGCAACGAGAGCCGCAAGATCCTCGAGCTGCCCGAGCTCCGCGTCGCGGGCACCTGTGTGCGCGTGCCGGTGTTCACGGGACACTCGCTCTCGATCAACGCCGAGTTCGCGCGTGAGATCACGCCCGAGCGGGCGCGCGAGGTGCTCGCCGAGGCCGACGGCGTCGTCCTCGAAGAGGTGCCGACCCCGCTCTACGCCGCGGGCAAGGACCCCAGCTTCGTCGGCCGCATCCGCCGCGACCAGTCCGCGCCGGAGGGCAAGGGGCTCGTGCTGTTCATCTCCAACGACAACCTGCGCAAGGGCGCGGCCCTCAACGCGGTGCAGATCGCGGAGCTCGTGGCTGCGCGGCTCGGCGTCACCGCCTGA
- the mqo gene encoding malate dehydrogenase (quinone), whose protein sequence is MSETYDVVLIGGGIMSATLGTFLQQLQPDWKIAVFERLGEVAAESSNAWNNAGTGHSALCELNYMPDPNDPSKAVAINEQFQQSRQFWASLVDAGILDEPSTFINSAPHMTFVRGQKDVDYLRKRYETLKNQALFDTIEYSEDSRVIHQWAPLLMEKRRKADEPFAATRVSGGTDVDFGALTRQLVAALEERGADVLLDTEVKSLKRQDDGTWRVGFRRRIGGSPGRISARFVFVGAGGWAIKLLQRSGIPEIKGFGVFPIGGQWLKTSDPAIVARHKAKVYSQAAIGAPPMSVPHLDTRVVDGEPSLLFGPFATFSPKFLKKGRMWDIVSQVRFSNIGSMLKVAVTNLDLVKYLVSELLKSHKRKIDSLREFMPTAEAGDWELLNAGQRAQVMKGGKLQFGTEVVASADGSIAGLLGASPGASTAVSIMLGLLKTCFPDRIAEWEPRLTELIPTYGTTLNADPARAHEVIARTAEELHIPA, encoded by the coding sequence GTGAGTGAAACCTACGATGTCGTTCTGATCGGCGGCGGGATCATGAGCGCCACCCTCGGCACTTTCCTGCAGCAGCTGCAGCCGGACTGGAAGATCGCCGTCTTCGAGCGGCTGGGCGAGGTCGCGGCGGAGAGCTCGAACGCGTGGAACAACGCGGGGACCGGGCACTCCGCCCTCTGCGAGCTGAACTACATGCCCGACCCGAACGACCCGTCCAAGGCCGTCGCGATCAACGAGCAGTTCCAGCAGAGCCGGCAGTTCTGGGCATCGCTCGTCGACGCCGGCATCCTCGACGAGCCCTCGACGTTCATCAACTCCGCGCCGCACATGACCTTCGTCCGCGGGCAGAAGGATGTCGACTACCTTCGCAAGCGCTACGAGACGCTCAAGAACCAGGCGCTCTTCGACACGATCGAGTACTCCGAGGACTCGCGCGTCATCCACCAGTGGGCGCCGCTGCTCATGGAGAAGCGCCGCAAGGCGGACGAGCCGTTCGCGGCGACGCGCGTGTCCGGCGGCACGGACGTCGACTTCGGGGCCCTCACCCGGCAGCTCGTCGCGGCGCTCGAAGAGCGCGGCGCCGACGTTCTCCTCGACACCGAGGTGAAGAGCTTGAAGCGGCAGGACGACGGCACCTGGCGCGTCGGCTTCCGGCGCCGCATCGGCGGCTCGCCGGGACGCATCAGCGCGCGTTTCGTCTTCGTGGGGGCGGGCGGCTGGGCGATCAAGCTCCTGCAGCGGTCCGGCATCCCCGAGATCAAGGGCTTCGGCGTCTTCCCGATCGGTGGGCAGTGGCTGAAGACGAGCGATCCGGCCATCGTCGCCCGCCACAAGGCCAAGGTGTACTCGCAGGCGGCGATCGGTGCCCCGCCGATGTCGGTGCCGCACCTCGACACCCGGGTGGTCGACGGCGAGCCCTCCCTCCTGTTCGGCCCGTTCGCGACCTTCAGCCCCAAGTTCCTGAAGAAGGGACGCATGTGGGACATCGTCTCCCAGGTGCGGTTCTCGAACATCGGCAGCATGCTCAAGGTGGCCGTCACGAACCTGGACCTCGTGAAGTACCTCGTCTCCGAGCTGCTGAAGTCGCACAAGCGCAAGATCGACAGCCTTCGGGAGTTCATGCCGACCGCCGAGGCGGGCGACTGGGAGCTCCTGAACGCCGGACAGCGTGCGCAGGTGATGAAGGGCGGCAAGCTCCAGTTCGGCACCGAGGTCGTCGCCTCCGCCGACGGCTCCATCGCGGGCCTGCTCGGCGCCTCGCCGGGGGCCTCGACGGCCGTGTCGATCATGCTGGGGCTGCTCAAGACCTGCTTCCCGGACCGCATCGCGGAGTGGGAGCCCCGGCTCACCGAGCTCATCCCGACGTACGGCACGACGCTGAACGCCGATCCGGCGCGTGCGCACGAGGTCATCGCGCGCACGGCCGAAGAGCTGCACATCCCCGCCTGA
- a CDS encoding thymidine kinase, whose amino-acid sequence MAKLYFRYGAMNSGKSTALLQAAYNYEERGQHVLLAKPALDTKGAERIASRLGVERDVDVLIHADDDVRALVTAERDRMRDAGNDLACLLVDEVQFFSAEQVDQLLAIAVLDRIPVLAYGIRTDFRTRAFPGSARLLEVAHSLEELKTICRCGRKAIFNARLVGGRFVFDGDQVAIDELSADTVTYESMCAECYLREAGAA is encoded by the coding sequence GTGGCCAAGCTCTACTTCCGCTACGGCGCGATGAACTCGGGCAAGTCGACGGCGCTGCTGCAGGCCGCGTACAACTACGAGGAGCGCGGTCAGCACGTGCTGCTCGCCAAGCCCGCGCTCGACACGAAGGGCGCCGAGCGCATCGCCTCGCGCCTGGGCGTCGAGCGGGACGTCGACGTGCTCATCCACGCCGACGACGACGTCCGCGCGCTCGTGACGGCGGAGCGCGACCGCATGCGGGATGCCGGGAACGACCTCGCATGCCTGCTCGTGGACGAGGTGCAGTTCTTCTCGGCCGAGCAGGTCGATCAGCTGCTGGCGATCGCGGTCCTCGACCGCATCCCCGTCCTCGCCTACGGCATCCGCACCGACTTCCGCACCCGGGCGTTCCCCGGCTCGGCGCGGCTGCTGGAGGTGGCCCACAGCCTCGAGGAGCTGAAGACGATCTGCCGCTGCGGTCGGAAGGCGATCTTCAACGCGCGTCTGGTGGGCGGACGCTTCGTCTTCGACGGCGATCAGGTCGCGATCGACGAGCTGAGCGCCGACACCGTCACCTACGAGTCGATGTGTGCCGAGTGCTATCTGCGCGAGGCGGGCGCCGCCTGA
- a CDS encoding DUF1295 domain-containing protein, protein MDLAALTAVIAVAAATCVACWVLSLITKDTSWVDRIWSIVPVVYVWIFAGFAIGAGVDATRLVVMAVLVTLWGARLTANFARKGGYAGVEDYRWAILRGRMTPWQFQLFNVFFIVLYQNALLVLITLPAFVALQHPTPFGAWDVVWSLLFVAFLVGELTADQQQWDFHRAKQRAGGTLEPGFLTTGLFRYSRHPNFFFEQAQWWAFYALGAVAASGLGVVGGVLNWSIAGAALLTALFIGSTVFTESISASRYPAYAEYQRSTSMLVPLPPRRRRPHA, encoded by the coding sequence ATGGACCTCGCCGCGCTCACCGCCGTGATCGCCGTCGCCGCGGCGACGTGCGTCGCCTGCTGGGTGCTCTCGCTCATCACGAAGGACACCTCCTGGGTCGACCGCATCTGGTCGATCGTCCCGGTCGTGTACGTCTGGATCTTCGCGGGGTTCGCGATCGGCGCGGGGGTGGATGCGACGCGCCTGGTCGTGATGGCCGTCCTCGTCACCCTCTGGGGTGCCCGCCTCACGGCCAACTTCGCCCGCAAGGGCGGCTACGCCGGGGTGGAGGACTACCGCTGGGCGATCCTGCGCGGCCGCATGACGCCGTGGCAGTTCCAGCTGTTCAACGTGTTCTTCATCGTGCTGTATCAGAACGCGCTGCTCGTGCTCATCACGCTGCCGGCCTTCGTCGCCCTCCAGCATCCGACGCCCTTCGGCGCGTGGGACGTCGTCTGGTCGCTGCTGTTCGTCGCCTTCCTGGTCGGCGAGCTCACGGCCGACCAACAGCAGTGGGACTTCCACCGCGCCAAGCAGCGCGCCGGCGGGACGCTGGAACCCGGCTTCCTCACGACCGGCCTCTTCCGCTACAGCCGCCATCCCAACTTCTTCTTCGAGCAGGCGCAGTGGTGGGCGTTCTACGCGCTCGGGGCGGTCGCGGCATCCGGGCTCGGCGTCGTCGGCGGCGTGCTGAACTGGTCGATCGCCGGAGCGGCGCTGCTGACCGCGCTCTTCATCGGCTCGACCGTCTTCACCGAGTCGATCTCGGCGAGCAGGTACCCGGCCTATGCCGAGTATCAGCGGTCGACCTCGATGCTCGTGCCGCTGCCGCCGCGCCGGCGTCGACCGCACGCCTGA
- a CDS encoding HAD-IIB family hydrolase — protein MTVAPKLVAFDLDDTLAPSKQALDPRMAQLLLALAERVEVAIISGGQLAQFRAQVVEQLPDAGDEVLARFHLMPTCGTQYYRIDPDGIRTVYAHALTDDEKTRALTAVEEEAKRLGLWAEQTWGPILEDRGSQITFSALGQQAPLEHKTAWDPTGEKKNTLREAVAARIPDLEVRSGGSTSVDITHRGIDKAYGMQRLAEQTGIPLDDMLFIGDRLDPDGNDYPVLALGVTCHAVDGWPDTADYLTTLIPTLPTR, from the coding sequence ATGACCGTCGCCCCGAAGCTCGTCGCGTTCGATCTCGATGACACGCTCGCTCCGTCCAAGCAGGCATTGGACCCGCGGATGGCGCAGCTGCTGCTCGCGCTGGCCGAGCGGGTGGAGGTCGCGATCATCTCCGGCGGCCAGCTCGCACAGTTCCGCGCGCAGGTCGTCGAGCAGCTCCCCGACGCGGGCGACGAGGTCCTCGCCCGGTTCCACCTCATGCCCACCTGCGGCACCCAGTACTACCGCATCGACCCCGACGGGATCCGCACCGTCTACGCCCACGCCCTCACCGACGACGAGAAGACCCGCGCGCTGACCGCCGTCGAGGAGGAAGCCAAACGCCTCGGCCTGTGGGCCGAGCAGACCTGGGGTCCCATCCTGGAGGACCGCGGCTCCCAGATCACCTTCTCCGCCCTCGGCCAGCAGGCCCCCCTCGAGCACAAGACCGCGTGGGACCCCACGGGCGAGAAGAAGAACACCCTGCGTGAGGCCGTGGCCGCCCGCATCCCCGACCTCGAGGTCCGCTCCGGCGGATCCACCAGCGTCGACATCACCCACCGCGGCATCGACAAGGCCTACGGCATGCAGCGCCTCGCCGAGCAGACCGGCATCCCCCTCGACGACATGCTCTTCATCGGCGACCGCCTCGACCCCGACGGGAACGACTACCCCGTCCTCGCCCTCGGCGTCACCTGCCACGCCGTCGACGGCTGGCCCGACACCGCCGACTACCTCACCACCCTCATCCCCACCCTCCCCACCCGCTGA
- a CDS encoding polysaccharide pyruvyl transferase family protein, translated as MTILAIGDIGAVDGMFHIGDEAMFDAAVQELTSRGASIVGLSSAPAESAERYGTPMLPRLGFAGLDRTALSARRARILAAARGEVALAPDDPARAVIEALDSVSGLLHAGGGNLASRWPVHLFERATLTELAVARGLPVVFTGQTLGPDLLGDDEALLRTAVAAATRFGAREPTTHALVTGWGRAARLGVDDASFLSPAAPPEAPPGVLVSLSGWYGGVAQEDGDAAIARLVDAAAAITGGPVVFHAHFGALEAGPRTARGDERVHDRIRALLTTASDAAPTGDTASAVALAQHAGLLITSRYHPAVFAAPAGTPVLALATDDYTRIKLDGVLGHWDGHRPVDLASLTGRDADPAAICAHVEAERTRIADRARERIDAHRARAATWWDDVAAVLTR; from the coding sequence GTGACCATCCTCGCCATCGGCGACATCGGCGCGGTGGACGGCATGTTCCACATCGGCGACGAGGCGATGTTCGACGCGGCCGTGCAGGAGCTGACCTCACGCGGCGCCTCGATCGTGGGCCTCTCCTCGGCGCCCGCCGAGTCCGCCGAGCGGTACGGCACGCCGATGCTGCCTCGGCTGGGCTTCGCCGGCCTCGATCGCACGGCCCTGTCAGCTCGCCGCGCCCGGATCCTCGCGGCCGCACGCGGCGAGGTCGCGCTGGCGCCCGATGACCCCGCGCGGGCGGTGATCGAGGCCCTGGACTCCGTCTCGGGACTGCTGCACGCGGGAGGCGGCAATCTGGCCTCGCGGTGGCCCGTGCACCTGTTCGAACGGGCCACGCTGACCGAGCTCGCCGTCGCCCGTGGGCTGCCGGTCGTCTTCACCGGCCAGACGCTCGGCCCCGACCTCCTCGGCGACGACGAGGCTCTCCTGCGCACCGCCGTCGCGGCGGCCACCCGATTCGGGGCGCGCGAGCCCACGACCCACGCGCTCGTGACGGGCTGGGGGCGCGCGGCACGGCTCGGGGTCGACGACGCCTCGTTCCTCTCCCCCGCCGCCCCGCCCGAGGCTCCGCCGGGTGTGCTCGTGAGCCTGTCGGGCTGGTACGGAGGGGTCGCCCAGGAGGACGGGGATGCCGCGATCGCCCGCCTCGTCGACGCCGCCGCCGCGATCACGGGCGGCCCGGTGGTCTTCCACGCCCACTTCGGCGCGCTGGAGGCCGGTCCCCGCACGGCCCGCGGAGACGAGCGGGTGCACGACCGCATCCGGGCCCTGCTGACGACCGCATCCGATGCCGCCCCGACCGGCGACACCGCGTCCGCTGTCGCGCTGGCGCAGCACGCGGGGCTGCTGATCACCTCGCGCTACCACCCTGCGGTGTTCGCCGCGCCGGCCGGGACCCCCGTCCTCGCCCTCGCCACGGACGACTACACGAGGATCAAGCTCGACGGCGTCCTCGGGCACTGGGACGGCCACCGGCCCGTCGACCTGGCGTCGCTGACCGGGCGCGATGCGGATCCCGCCGCGATCTGCGCGCACGTCGAGGCCGAACGGACACGGATCGCCGACCGCGCGCGCGAGCGCATCGACGCGCACCGGGCACGGGCCGCGACCTGGTGGGACGACGTCGCGGCCGTGCTCACCCGCTGA